Proteins from one Chryseobacterium arthrosphaerae genomic window:
- the def gene encoding peptide deformylase, translated as MILPIRAFGDPVLRKVGKDIDKDYPELQELIDNMFETMYSANGIGLAAPQIGLDIRLFVIDVTPLAEDEDYEDIKDELAEFKKVFINARILEESGEEWKFNEGCLSIPDVREDVKRKGTIVIEYYDENFVKHTETFSDIRARVIQHEYDHIEGILFTDHLSALKKKLVKGKLTKISQGDVNIGYKMRFPK; from the coding sequence ATGATACTACCGATAAGAGCTTTTGGGGATCCTGTTTTGAGAAAAGTGGGAAAAGATATAGATAAAGATTACCCCGAATTACAGGAACTGATAGATAATATGTTCGAAACGATGTACAGTGCAAACGGAATTGGTCTTGCTGCACCTCAGATCGGTTTGGATATCCGTCTGTTTGTAATAGATGTGACACCTCTTGCAGAAGATGAGGATTATGAAGACATTAAAGATGAGCTGGCTGAATTTAAAAAAGTATTCATCAATGCCAGAATTCTTGAAGAATCCGGGGAAGAATGGAAGTTTAATGAAGGCTGCCTGTCTATTCCGGATGTGAGAGAAGATGTAAAAAGAAAGGGCACAATCGTTATTGAATATTATGACGAAAATTTTGTAAAACATACAGAAACTTTTTCCGATATTAGAGCCCGCGTAATTCAGCATGAATATGATCACATTGAAGGGATTCTGTTTACCGATCACCTGAGCGCTCTGAAGAAAAAGCTGGTAAAAGGTAAACTGACAAAGATCTCCCAGGGTGACGTAAACATCGGTTACAAAATGAGATTTCCAAAATAA
- a CDS encoding DUF5606 family protein translates to MLLEKIISISGKPGLYKLVSQLRNGFIIEDVTNKKKVSIGNSSQVSLLDNIAMFTFEKEVPLFEVFENIAKNNDYKETISHKSSDAELKEFMLASLPNYDTERVYASDIKKLAQWYNILQKAGYITPESFVKAEPETLDGEPAEEVSIEKEAKKAAPKAEKPAAPKVKATSAAKSAPKSTHRKQG, encoded by the coding sequence ATGCTGTTAGAAAAAATAATTTCAATTTCTGGAAAACCAGGACTTTACAAATTAGTTTCTCAATTAAGAAACGGATTCATCATTGAAGATGTTACCAACAAGAAAAAAGTAAGCATTGGAAACTCAAGCCAGGTAAGCTTATTGGATAATATCGCAATGTTTACATTTGAAAAGGAAGTGCCTTTGTTCGAAGTTTTTGAAAATATTGCTAAAAACAACGACTATAAGGAAACGATTTCTCACAAATCTTCAGATGCAGAGCTGAAAGAGTTTATGTTAGCTTCTCTTCCTAACTATGATACTGAAAGAGTATATGCTTCTGATATCAAGAAATTGGCGCAGTGGTACAACATCCTTCAGAAAGCGGGATATATTACTCCTGAAAGCTTTGTGAAAGCAGAACCGGAAACGTTAGATGGTGAGCCTGCTGAAGAAGTAAGCATTGAAAAAGAAGCTAAAAAGGCAGCTCCGAAAGCAGAAAAACCTGCTGCACCAAAAGTAAAAGCTACTTCAGCTGCAAAATCAGCTCCTAAAAGTACACACAGAAAACAAGGATAA
- the mazG gene encoding nucleoside triphosphate pyrophosphohydrolase, translating to MNTKQEKLEAFGRLLDIMDDLREKCPWDQKQTLQSLRHLTLEETYELSDAILQEDLLEIKKELGDVLLHLVFYAKIGSEKESFDIADVINSLNEKLIFRHPHIYGDTEVKDEEEVKQNWEKLKLKEGNKSILGGVPKSLPSLVKAYRIQDKVKGIGFEFHDAEDAWKKVDEEIQEFHEETDPEKKEQELGDVFFSLINYARISGINPDSALERTNLKFISRFQKMEKLADEQNLKLAEMSLEEMDVLWEKAKKLQ from the coding sequence ATGAATACGAAACAGGAAAAGCTGGAAGCTTTCGGAAGGTTACTGGATATTATGGATGATTTGCGTGAAAAATGTCCATGGGATCAGAAACAGACTTTACAATCCCTTCGTCATCTTACCCTTGAAGAAACCTATGAGCTTTCTGATGCTATTTTACAGGAAGACCTTCTGGAAATAAAGAAAGAGTTGGGAGATGTCCTGCTTCATTTGGTTTTCTATGCTAAAATCGGCTCTGAGAAAGAAAGCTTTGATATTGCAGACGTGATCAATTCTCTCAACGAAAAGCTGATTTTCCGTCATCCCCATATCTACGGAGATACGGAAGTGAAAGATGAAGAGGAAGTAAAGCAGAATTGGGAAAAACTGAAACTGAAAGAAGGCAATAAATCTATTCTGGGAGGCGTACCCAAAAGTTTGCCCAGTCTGGTGAAGGCTTACAGAATTCAGGATAAAGTGAAAGGAATTGGTTTTGAATTCCATGATGCGGAGGATGCCTGGAAAAAGGTAGATGAAGAAATTCAGGAGTTTCACGAAGAAACGGATCCGGAGAAAAAAGAGCAGGAGCTGGGAGATGTATTTTTCTCATTAATTAACTATGCACGGATATCGGGGATTAATCCGGACTCTGCACTGGAAAGAACCAATCTGAAGTTTATTTCAAGATTCCAGAAGATGGAAAAACTTGCAGATGAGCAGAACCTGAAGCTTGCAGAGATGTCTCTTGAGGAGATGGATGTTCTTTGGGAAAAGGCCAAAAAGCTTCAGTAA
- a CDS encoding NHL repeat-containing protein, producing the protein MLRFLMLPALFLLSCNPKAQNSPPKEDELKVEFTLPKKLKEVSGITLSKDKKTIWVIEDRGNKNAVYGLNESGQMVAKVPVENSENTDWEDIISDPQGNIYIGDFGNNNNDRKDLAILKTDLKDITQTTTKVIQTTRFHYQGQTEFPPKKSNLLYDCEGFVEMDGNFYLFTKNRSKGFDGTFLVFKVPNREGDFEAKLIGTLKLQGGYNDAAITSATINSTKDKIVLLTHKNIHVLTGFTADDFNAAKIQKISLNHNSQKEAIVFHDDKTLLIADEKDKSEGGNVYKFSF; encoded by the coding sequence ATGTTACGCTTTCTTATGTTACCCGCTTTGTTTTTACTGAGCTGCAATCCAAAAGCTCAGAATTCACCTCCTAAAGAGGATGAATTGAAAGTAGAGTTTACACTGCCCAAAAAACTGAAAGAAGTTTCAGGAATTACACTTTCCAAGGATAAGAAAACCATCTGGGTGATCGAAGACAGAGGTAATAAAAATGCTGTGTACGGCCTTAATGAGAGTGGTCAGATGGTGGCCAAAGTACCGGTTGAAAATAGTGAAAACACAGATTGGGAAGACATTATATCAGATCCTCAGGGAAATATCTACATCGGGGATTTTGGAAATAATAATAACGACCGGAAGGATCTTGCTATTTTAAAGACAGATCTGAAAGATATTACCCAAACGACAACGAAGGTGATCCAGACTACCAGATTTCATTATCAGGGTCAAACGGAGTTTCCACCGAAAAAATCCAATTTACTTTACGACTGTGAAGGTTTTGTAGAAATGGACGGTAATTTCTATCTTTTTACAAAAAACAGAAGCAAAGGGTTTGACGGGACTTTCCTGGTGTTTAAAGTTCCCAACAGAGAAGGAGATTTTGAAGCAAAATTAATAGGAACCCTAAAGCTTCAGGGAGGCTATAACGATGCGGCTATTACATCGGCAACCATCAACAGTACGAAAGATAAGATTGTATTGCTGACGCATAAAAATATTCATGTTCTTACCGGATTTACCGCTGATGACTTCAATGCTGCCAAGATTCAGAAAATTTCCCTGAACCATAATTCTCAGAAAGAAGCTATTGTTTTTCATGATGATAAAACATTGCTGATTGCAGATGAGAAAGATAAAAGCGAAGGAGGAAACGTATATAAATTTTCTTTTTAG
- a CDS encoding metallophosphoesterase produces the protein MNLSFKTHLKNTSVVLRTVMSAGALYSCATYNVQKGKNLFEVKNSDIKSESDFKLFLIGDAGNADEPQAKKTLNLLKGKLDSADSNSMLIFLGDNIYPNGMPKETDKDYDSAKIKLENQLAITRNFKGKTLVIPGNHDWYSGLEGLNTQEGLVKKYFDDKKAFLPKNGCPIDDINISKDIKLIAIDTEWVITNWDNYPGINKNCNIKTREDFFTEFKDLIIKNQGKRIIVALHHPIISSGTHAGFSSARSHLFPFNSKVPVPVVASFLNVLRSSSGASPADINNRHYADLANRLKSIVQDKENIIFVSGHDHNLQYHEDGNLRQIISGAGSKVDPSTIIEKTDFSYGGSGFAVLNFRKDQSTDVEYFSTKDAQLQKLTHISVISKPDVFVNNFPNSFPATFSSTIYPVQLTQKGKFYRWLWGDHYRKYYGIPIEAPTANLSELNGGYVPFREGGGNQSNSLRLKAADGQEFVMRGVKKSAIRFLNNMAFQKSTLGEELTDTFPEKFLLDFYTTNHPFTPFTIGNMSEKLNIFHSNPKLYFIPKQQALGRYNENYGDEMYMIEERFSSDPKTLASLDNAKDIVSTDDVLKNLSKSNKYSVDKESYIRARVFDMLIGDWDRHSDQWKWAEYEVGDRIIYKPIPKDRDQAFSKYDGAAFKIIMNVPAIRHMKTFTEDISSVKWLAMEPYPMDLVFLKGATQEDWETQAKYIQEHLTDADIDDAFHNLPKEVQDETIDDIQRKLKIRKTKLQGYASQYYDVLQKKVPLAGTVNPDRFVITKNGHSVQVQQYKLGKNKDQNELVFEKTYHDSKTKELWIYGLEDDDIYEVVGTGNPKMTIRLIGGYNHDTYNVADGRKVKIYDFKSQKNTYNAGNATKNITDDYDINSYNYKHPKYSAFAGYPNVDYNPDDGVIIGVLANYTVNNFIRDPFTQRHSLKTNFYTATAGFSVEYKGIFKKAISGWDLNLDAFYTTPRFSQNFFGLSNESPYDKENTEREYNRARISKFSFAPSIAKKSWMNLSHQIQLTFEDNKVQRKEGRFINLSPDVSPEVFNSQQFVGANYTFGYKNADNAAFPTLGLEFMLNANWKATLSDFNRNFLTLKGRLAIDHRIDKKGNFVFANSSNVMWINNNHFEFYQAAAIGGNNGMRAFRNERFSGRSYFINNSEIRWDFGRIRNNIVPANMGILIGYDIGRVWNDNENSRKWHQSAGAGVWLSIVEMMSARLNYFYGADGGRVSAGIGMKF, from the coding sequence ATGAATTTATCCTTTAAAACTCATCTAAAAAATACTTCTGTTGTTCTGAGAACAGTAATGTCCGCCGGAGCCCTTTACTCCTGCGCTACATATAACGTACAAAAGGGCAAAAACTTATTTGAAGTAAAAAATTCTGACATTAAATCTGAAAGTGATTTTAAACTGTTCCTGATTGGAGATGCCGGAAATGCAGATGAACCCCAGGCAAAAAAGACCTTAAATTTACTGAAAGGCAAGCTGGACTCCGCAGATAGCAATTCTATGCTGATCTTTTTAGGTGATAACATCTACCCTAACGGAATGCCTAAAGAAACTGATAAAGATTATGATTCAGCAAAAATAAAACTTGAAAATCAGCTCGCCATTACCAGGAATTTCAAAGGAAAAACATTGGTGATTCCGGGAAATCATGACTGGTACAGTGGACTGGAAGGGCTCAACACCCAGGAAGGACTCGTCAAAAAATATTTTGATGACAAAAAAGCTTTCCTTCCAAAAAACGGCTGCCCTATTGACGATATCAACATATCCAAAGACATCAAGCTGATCGCCATTGATACGGAATGGGTGATCACCAACTGGGATAATTACCCGGGAATCAACAAAAACTGTAATATCAAAACCCGTGAGGATTTCTTTACCGAATTTAAAGATCTTATCATCAAAAATCAGGGTAAAAGAATTATTGTTGCCCTGCACCATCCTATCATCAGCAGCGGAACCCATGCAGGTTTCAGTTCGGCCAGATCCCATCTTTTCCCTTTCAACAGTAAGGTTCCTGTTCCCGTTGTAGCAAGCTTTCTGAATGTGTTGAGAAGTTCATCAGGCGCAAGCCCCGCAGATATCAACAACCGGCATTATGCAGACCTCGCCAACAGGCTGAAAAGTATTGTTCAGGATAAGGAAAATATTATTTTCGTGTCCGGACATGACCATAATTTACAATATCATGAAGATGGAAATCTGAGGCAGATCATCAGCGGAGCCGGATCTAAAGTTGACCCGTCCACTATAATTGAAAAAACAGACTTTTCGTACGGTGGCAGCGGATTTGCTGTTTTAAATTTCAGAAAAGACCAGAGTACGGATGTTGAATATTTTTCCACAAAAGATGCTCAGCTTCAAAAACTCACCCATATTTCAGTGATATCGAAACCGGATGTATTTGTGAATAATTTTCCCAATTCTTTTCCGGCTACATTCTCTTCTACCATTTATCCGGTACAGCTTACCCAGAAAGGGAAATTTTACCGCTGGCTCTGGGGAGACCACTACAGAAAATATTACGGAATTCCTATTGAAGCACCTACGGCCAACCTTTCTGAACTGAATGGCGGCTATGTCCCTTTCAGAGAAGGAGGAGGAAACCAGTCTAACAGCTTAAGGCTTAAAGCAGCTGACGGACAGGAATTCGTAATGCGGGGCGTGAAAAAAAGTGCCATCCGTTTCCTGAACAACATGGCTTTCCAGAAAAGTACATTGGGAGAAGAACTGACCGATACGTTTCCGGAAAAATTCTTATTGGATTTTTATACTACCAATCATCCGTTCACTCCATTTACCATCGGGAATATGTCAGAAAAGCTGAATATTTTCCATAGCAATCCGAAATTATATTTTATTCCCAAACAGCAGGCTTTAGGAAGATATAACGAAAACTATGGTGACGAAATGTATATGATTGAAGAACGTTTTTCTTCTGATCCTAAAACATTAGCCTCATTAGACAATGCCAAAGATATTGTTTCAACAGATGATGTTCTGAAGAATCTTTCCAAAAGCAACAAATATTCGGTAGATAAAGAATCCTACATCAGGGCAAGGGTTTTTGATATGCTGATCGGTGACTGGGACAGACATTCCGATCAGTGGAAATGGGCAGAATATGAAGTGGGAGACAGGATCATCTACAAGCCTATTCCTAAAGACCGGGATCAGGCTTTCAGTAAATATGACGGTGCTGCTTTTAAAATTATTATGAACGTTCCTGCAATCCGTCATATGAAAACCTTTACAGAAGATATCAGCAGTGTCAAATGGCTTGCAATGGAGCCCTATCCTATGGATCTTGTCTTTCTGAAAGGAGCAACCCAGGAAGACTGGGAGACACAGGCCAAATACATTCAGGAGCATTTAACGGATGCCGATATTGATGATGCCTTCCATAATCTTCCGAAAGAAGTACAGGATGAAACAATAGATGATATCCAGAGAAAACTGAAAATCCGCAAAACCAAACTCCAGGGATATGCGTCTCAGTATTATGATGTATTGCAGAAAAAAGTTCCTTTAGCAGGAACAGTGAACCCGGATAGATTTGTCATTACCAAAAACGGACATTCTGTACAGGTGCAGCAATATAAATTAGGTAAAAATAAAGATCAGAATGAACTTGTTTTTGAGAAAACCTACCATGATTCAAAAACAAAAGAATTATGGATCTACGGGCTGGAGGACGATGATATCTATGAGGTAGTGGGTACGGGAAATCCTAAAATGACCATCAGGCTGATAGGCGGATATAATCATGATACGTATAATGTAGCCGACGGAAGAAAGGTAAAGATCTATGATTTTAAATCGCAGAAGAATACTTATAACGCAGGTAATGCTACGAAGAACATTACCGATGATTATGATATCAATTCATACAATTACAAACATCCGAAATACAGTGCTTTTGCCGGTTACCCTAATGTAGATTACAACCCGGATGACGGAGTGATCATTGGCGTACTGGCTAATTACACGGTGAATAATTTTATCCGTGATCCTTTTACACAGAGACATAGCTTAAAAACCAATTTTTATACGGCTACAGCAGGTTTCAGTGTAGAATATAAAGGAATTTTCAAGAAAGCTATTTCCGGATGGGACCTTAATTTAGATGCCTTCTATACCACGCCAAGGTTTTCCCAGAATTTCTTTGGGCTGTCTAATGAAAGCCCGTATGACAAAGAAAATACGGAAAGAGAATACAACAGGGCAAGAATTTCGAAATTCAGTTTTGCACCATCCATTGCTAAAAAGAGCTGGATGAACCTCAGCCATCAGATCCAGCTTACTTTTGAAGACAATAAGGTACAGAGAAAAGAAGGCAGATTCATCAACCTGTCTCCGGATGTAAGTCCGGAAGTATTCAACAGCCAGCAGTTTGTGGGAGCCAATTATACTTTTGGCTATAAAAATGCAGACAATGCAGCCTTCCCTACTCTTGGACTGGAGTTTATGCTGAATGCCAACTGGAAAGCTACCCTGTCAGATTTCAACAGAAATTTCCTGACTTTAAAAGGTAGATTAGCCATTGATCACAGAATTGACAAAAAGGGAAATTTTGTTTTTGCCAATTCCAGCAACGTGATGTGGATCAACAATAATCATTTCGAATTCTATCAGGCTGCTGCTATTGGAGGAAATAACGGAATGAGAGCCTTCAGGAACGAGAGATTCTCCGGAAGATCCTACTTTATCAATAACTCAGAAATACGATGGGATTTCGGCAGAATAAGAAACAACATTGTGCCTGCCAATATGGGAATTCTTATCGGCTACGACATTGGCCGTGTATGGAATGACAATGAAAATTCCAGAAAATGGCATCAGTCTGCCGGTGCCGGAGTCTGGCTGAGTATCGTAGAAATGATGTCTGCACGTCTGAACTATTTCTACGGTGCAGACGGAGGAAGGGTTTCTGCAGGAATCGGGATGAAATTCTAA
- a CDS encoding Pycsar system effector family protein, giving the protein MSILHKAKNYVEILFKDKLSSVYFYHNFIHTAYTVNKAEEIMKNTPVSDDDQEKVLVALWFHDTGYIECAKNHEERSVEIMKEFLHQENYPENYISDVEKLILATKITYEPQNLLEKIVKDADFSHFAGHDYNDISDALRKEWELTNVRCFSNDEWNAGNLDMLKNKHTYYTDYAKENWEPLKKKNIKKIEKKLNKEEDKKETAESKSEGKKEKEKSDRSVDTLFRVTLNNHTRLSDIADSKANILLSVNAIIISVCLSVLVPKLDAPKNSHLILPSFILLLSSVLTIIFAILSTKPNVTKTTFSAQDIINRKVNLLFFGNFQQMQFDEYHNAMKDLIKDRDYIYDSMVKDLYYLGKVLDRKYKLLSITYKIFMAGIIISVLSFGFAFLSL; this is encoded by the coding sequence ATGAGCATTCTACACAAAGCTAAAAATTATGTTGAAATCTTATTCAAAGATAAGTTATCTTCAGTATATTTTTATCATAATTTTATCCATACTGCCTATACAGTGAATAAGGCAGAGGAAATTATGAAAAATACTCCTGTTTCAGATGATGATCAGGAGAAAGTACTCGTAGCATTATGGTTTCATGATACCGGATATATAGAATGTGCCAAGAATCATGAGGAAAGAAGTGTGGAGATTATGAAAGAGTTTCTGCACCAGGAAAACTATCCTGAAAACTATATTTCAGATGTTGAAAAGCTGATCCTGGCAACAAAAATTACCTATGAACCACAGAATCTGTTGGAGAAAATAGTAAAAGATGCCGATTTCAGCCACTTTGCAGGTCATGACTACAATGATATTTCCGATGCGCTGAGAAAAGAATGGGAACTGACGAACGTGAGGTGTTTTTCCAATGATGAATGGAATGCCGGTAATCTGGATATGCTGAAAAATAAACATACTTACTATACAGATTACGCCAAGGAAAACTGGGAACCTCTAAAAAAGAAGAACATTAAAAAGATTGAGAAGAAATTGAATAAGGAAGAGGATAAAAAAGAGACCGCCGAAAGTAAATCTGAAGGAAAAAAAGAAAAGGAAAAATCAGACAGGAGTGTAGACACGCTCTTCAGGGTTACATTAAATAATCATACGAGACTCAGTGACATTGCAGACAGCAAAGCGAATATTCTACTGTCTGTAAACGCCATCATTATTTCAGTCTGTCTGTCCGTTTTGGTTCCCAAGCTGGATGCCCCGAAAAATTCCCACCTGATCCTTCCCAGTTTTATCTTATTGTTGTCAAGTGTACTGACGATTATATTTGCGATCCTTTCTACAAAGCCCAATGTAACCAAAACAACATTTTCAGCCCAGGATATTATCAACAGAAAAGTCAATCTGCTGTTCTTTGGAAACTTCCAGCAGATGCAGTTTGATGAATACCATAACGCCATGAAAGACCTGATCAAAGACAGGGATTATATTTATGACTCTATGGTCAAAGACCTGTATTATCTGGGAAAAGTTCTTGACCGTAAATACAAGCTTTTATCGATCACGTATAAGATCTTTATGGCCGGGATTATTATTTCCGTGCTGTCTTTTGGCTTTGCTTTTCTGAGCCTTTAA